A genomic window from Caldicellulosiruptor kronotskyensis 2002 includes:
- a CDS encoding DUF6345 domain-containing protein — MIKNKFYISLALIIILIFNFYVAFSANLKGIYLGVSTYSSPNGSCTYGDRAGAHYVYNLADSLWRNAWVTAYLIKLNSEANESYLKNTSLTSQADLLVYSGHGLCFSKENAAHFFARSTGETWHNSSMEYNDEVNARTNEVRFGHSNLKWVIMYTCNWLNSNGDQEKLENIYKTFEGATLVMGFASTMYLDSREAVDFVKFLTGYKYSFVKAFVEAAKIYQPQRQDGQSSIVRIMGYKLAANDTLYSFYGCRPEKEWYRNYKQGYGIIAEEKIAPTGVVIR; from the coding sequence TTGATTAAAAATAAATTTTATATTTCTCTTGCTTTAATTATAATACTGATATTTAACTTTTATGTAGCTTTTTCGGCAAATTTAAAAGGTATTTACCTTGGCGTTAGCACTTACAGTAGTCCAAATGGCTCATGCACATATGGCGATAGAGCAGGTGCTCATTATGTTTATAATTTAGCTGATAGTTTATGGAGAAATGCATGGGTAACTGCTTATCTTATAAAACTCAATAGTGAAGCGAATGAGTCCTATTTGAAGAATACTTCGCTTACATCACAAGCTGATTTGTTAGTTTATTCTGGACATGGACTGTGTTTTTCTAAAGAGAATGCTGCTCACTTTTTTGCAAGAAGTACAGGTGAAACTTGGCATAACAGTTCAATGGAATATAATGATGAGGTAAATGCAAGGACAAACGAAGTTCGATTTGGGCACAGTAATCTAAAATGGGTTATAATGTATACATGTAACTGGCTAAATAGCAACGGGGATCAAGAAAAATTAGAGAATATTTATAAAACATTTGAGGGCGCAACACTTGTTATGGGTTTTGCATCTACCATGTATTTAGATAGTCGTGAAGCAGTTGATTTTGTAAAGTTTTTAACGGGATACAAATATAGCTTTGTAAAAGCATTTGTGGAAGCTGCAAAAATTTATCAGCCACAAAGGCAAGATGGGCAAAGCAGTATTGTTCGTATAATGGGATATAAATTAGCAGCAAATGATACTCTTTATAGTTTTTATGGTTGTCGACCTGAAAAAGAATGGTATAGAAATTACAAGCAAGGATATGGTATAATAGCAGAGGAAAAAATAGCTCCAACTGGAGTTGTTATCAGGTAA
- the gltX gene encoding glutamate--tRNA ligase has protein sequence MVRVRFAPSPTGQLHIGGARTALFNYLFAKKHNGKFILRIEDTDLERSREEWAKGIMRSLRWLGIEWDEGPDVGGDFGPYFQSQRKEIYLEYIKKLLEEGKAYYCFCTQEEIEREREIARQQKIPYKYSKKCRNISLEEAKKRIKNGEKAVVRIKAPVEGTTVVHDIIRGDVEFSNDQLDDFIILKSDGNPTYNFVCVIDDYLMKISHVIRAEEHLSNTPKQLIIYEALNIQPPQFAHVPMILAPDRSKLSKRHGATSVEEFFENGYLKEAIVNYLLLLGWSPGEDRTIISLDEAIQKFELENVSKNAAIYDINKLTWINGYYLKEIDIDDLYERMKYFYSKNGIDISSFDKEYVKSVLKLVREKVKTLAEVVSASSYFFDSNYEYEQKGVEKYFTADNLKYLQLLLNDLKNVQPFSAEEIEKLVRSKAEEFNTKAANLIHTIRMCISGRTVTPGLFEMMEVLGKDEVINRIEKTLKIFA, from the coding sequence ATGGTAAGAGTTAGATTTGCACCAAGTCCAACAGGTCAGCTTCACATAGGCGGTGCAAGGACAGCACTTTTTAACTATCTATTTGCCAAAAAACACAATGGAAAATTTATTTTACGTATAGAAGACACCGACCTTGAAAGGTCAAGAGAAGAGTGGGCAAAAGGTATTATGAGAAGCTTGAGATGGCTTGGAATTGAATGGGATGAAGGACCTGATGTTGGCGGTGACTTTGGACCGTACTTTCAATCTCAGAGAAAGGAAATCTACCTTGAATACATTAAAAAGCTTTTAGAAGAAGGAAAGGCTTATTACTGTTTTTGTACACAGGAAGAGATAGAAAGAGAAAGGGAAATTGCAAGGCAGCAAAAAATACCGTACAAGTACAGCAAAAAGTGCAGGAACATCAGTTTAGAAGAAGCAAAAAAGAGAATCAAAAACGGCGAAAAGGCAGTTGTTAGAATAAAAGCACCTGTGGAAGGAACAACAGTTGTGCATGATATCATACGCGGAGATGTCGAATTTTCAAATGACCAGTTAGATGACTTTATAATCTTAAAGTCTGATGGAAATCCAACATACAACTTTGTTTGTGTAATTGATGATTATCTTATGAAAATATCGCATGTTATAAGGGCTGAAGAGCATCTTTCGAACACCCCAAAACAGCTAATAATATATGAAGCCTTAAATATTCAGCCGCCACAGTTTGCACATGTTCCCATGATTTTAGCACCCGACAGAAGCAAGCTCAGCAAAAGACACGGTGCAACCTCAGTTGAAGAGTTTTTTGAAAATGGATACTTAAAAGAAGCAATTGTCAATTACCTTTTGCTCCTTGGCTGGTCACCTGGCGAAGACAGAACTATCATAAGTCTTGACGAAGCAATACAGAAATTTGAACTTGAAAATGTTTCAAAAAATGCAGCTATTTATGATATAAACAAGCTTACTTGGATAAACGGGTACTACCTCAAAGAAATAGACATTGATGATTTATATGAGAGGATGAAATATTTTTATTCCAAAAATGGTATTGATATATCAAGCTTTGATAAAGAATATGTGAAATCTGTTTTAAAGCTTGTGCGCGAAAAGGTCAAAACACTTGCTGAAGTAGTTAGTGCAAGCAGTTACTTTTTTGACTCAAATTATGAATATGAACAAAAGGGTGTGGAAAAATATTTTACGGCTGATAACCTAAAATACCTTCAACTTCTTCTTAATGATTTAAAAAATGTACAACCTTTTTCAGCAGAAGAAATTGAAAAACTTGTGAGGTCAAAAGCTGAAGAATTTAATACAAAAGCTGCAAATCTTATTCATACAATAAGGATGTGCATAAGCGGAAGAACTGTAACACCTGGCCTTTTCGAAATGATGGAAGTTCTCGGTAAAGATGAAGTAATAAATAGAATAGAAAAAACACTTAAAATATTTGCGTAA
- the galE gene encoding UDP-glucose 4-epimerase GalE, producing MILVTGGAGYIGSHMVWLLLEKGYDIVVIDNLEKGHKKAVLGGKFYNGDLKDKEFLEKVFSENDISAVIHFAASSLVGESVQNPIKYYYNNVYGTLNLVDTMIKHNVKKLVFSSTAAVYGEPENIPILEEDKTQPTNPYGETKLAIEKMLKWMDIAYGVKFVSLRYFNVAGSHPDGIIGEDHNPETHLIPIVLQTALGIREKVIVYGNDYNTKDGTCIRDYIHVIDLCDAHLKAMEYLEKSNKSEIFNLGNEMGFSVMEVIEKASEVVGKKIPYEIGPRRAGDPSILVASSQKAQKLLGWQQKYNSLETIISTAWKWHSTHPHGYEE from the coding sequence ATGATTTTGGTTACTGGTGGAGCAGGATACATTGGAAGCCATATGGTTTGGCTTTTGCTTGAAAAGGGATATGATATTGTAGTTATTGACAACCTTGAAAAAGGTCACAAGAAAGCCGTTTTAGGCGGAAAGTTTTATAATGGTGACCTCAAAGATAAAGAATTTTTGGAAAAAGTATTTTCTGAAAATGACATCTCGGCAGTTATCCATTTTGCTGCGTCTTCTTTGGTGGGAGAGAGCGTTCAGAATCCTATAAAGTATTACTATAACAACGTTTATGGTACTCTCAACCTTGTTGACACAATGATAAAACACAATGTAAAAAAACTTGTGTTTTCTTCAACAGCTGCCGTCTATGGAGAACCAGAAAACATCCCTATACTTGAAGAGGACAAAACCCAGCCTACAAATCCTTATGGTGAGACAAAACTTGCAATTGAAAAGATGCTAAAATGGATGGATATTGCCTATGGAGTAAAATTTGTCTCACTGAGGTATTTTAACGTTGCAGGTAGCCACCCCGACGGGATTATTGGAGAAGACCATAATCCTGAGACACACCTTATTCCAATAGTGCTTCAAACAGCACTTGGTATTCGTGAAAAGGTTATTGTATATGGCAATGATTACAATACAAAAGATGGCACTTGTATAAGAGACTACATCCATGTTATTGACCTTTGCGATGCACACCTAAAAGCTATGGAGTATTTAGAAAAGAGCAACAAAAGTGAAATATTTAATCTTGGAAATGAGATGGGATTTTCTGTAATGGAAGTAATCGAAAAGGCAAGTGAGGTTGTTGGCAAGAAAATCCCATATGAAATTGGACCAAGACGAGCAGGTGACCCTTCAATCTTGGTTGCATCATCACAGAAAGCTCAAAAGCTTCTTGGGTGGCAGCAGAAATATAATAGTTTGGAGACAATAATATCTACAGCGTGGAAATGGCATTCAACACATCCCCATGGATATGAAGAATAA
- a CDS encoding galactokinase: MKIEELLKMFKDVYGENKEPIRCFFSSGRVNLIGEHTDYNGGYVFPAALNVGTTVLARKRNDKKICLYATDLKELVEADIDRIDEYKNIRWGNYQLGVVKELKEAGYEVGGLDMLFHDTVPHGAGLSSSAAIECATGIAVYSLFNSKPIDRLKLSFICQRAENRFVGVNCGIMDQFASSLGKKDHAIFLNTRTMEYRYVPLKLGDYRIVISNTNKKRSLADSKYNERRSQCEKGLELLKKELNISCLGELDVETFEKYKDLIDDKIILKRVRHVVYEDDRVLKSIEVLQKGNLEAFGKLMIQSHISLRDDYEVTGLELDTLFEEALKIEGVIGTRMTGAGFGGCTVSIVHKDAIEEFIRKVGESYYAKTGLKADFYTFEIDDGAREIEI, translated from the coding sequence ATGAAGATTGAAGAACTTTTGAAGATGTTCAAAGATGTGTATGGCGAAAATAAAGAGCCTATCAGGTGCTTTTTCTCAAGTGGGAGAGTAAACCTAATCGGTGAGCACACAGACTACAACGGTGGGTATGTTTTCCCTGCGGCACTCAATGTTGGTACCACTGTTCTTGCTCGAAAAAGAAACGACAAAAAAATTTGTTTGTATGCAACCGACCTAAAAGAGCTTGTTGAAGCAGACATCGATAGGATTGATGAGTATAAAAATATCAGATGGGGAAATTACCAGCTTGGTGTTGTAAAAGAGCTAAAAGAGGCAGGATATGAAGTTGGAGGTCTTGACATGCTCTTTCACGACACTGTACCGCACGGAGCAGGGCTTTCATCATCTGCTGCAATTGAGTGTGCAACTGGAATAGCAGTTTACTCCCTGTTCAATAGCAAGCCAATTGACAGGCTCAAGCTTAGCTTCATATGCCAAAGAGCTGAGAACAGGTTTGTTGGGGTAAACTGTGGTATTATGGATCAGTTTGCTTCAAGTCTTGGGAAAAAAGACCATGCCATTTTTCTCAACACACGCACTATGGAGTACAGGTATGTACCTTTAAAACTTGGTGATTACAGGATTGTCATTAGCAACACTAACAAGAAAAGAAGTCTTGCAGACTCAAAATACAATGAAAGAAGGTCTCAGTGCGAAAAAGGACTTGAACTTTTGAAAAAGGAACTTAACATTTCGTGTCTTGGCGAGCTTGACGTTGAGACGTTTGAAAAGTACAAAGATTTAATTGATGACAAAATAATCCTAAAAAGAGTGAGACATGTTGTGTACGAAGACGATAGAGTTTTAAAATCCATTGAAGTTTTGCAAAAAGGTAACCTTGAAGCTTTTGGCAAGCTTATGATACAATCTCATATATCACTAAGAGATGACTATGAGGTAACAGGACTTGAGCTTGATACACTTTTTGAAGAAGCTCTGAAAATAGAGGGTGTAATTGGTACACGAATGACTGGTGCTGGTTTTGGTGGTTGCACAGTTTCAATTGTTCATAAGGATGCAATAGAAGAGTTTATAAGAAAAGTAGGGGAAAGCTATTATGCAAAGACAGGTCTTAAAGCAGATTTTTACACATTTGAGATTGACGATGGTGCAAGGGAGATAGAAATTTAA
- the galT gene encoding galactose-1-phosphate uridylyltransferase gives MAELRWNPLLRDWVMIASHRQERPQMPKDWCPFCPGSGKVPESYDVLEYDNDFPALMQNPPQPDDVATSFYKVAPAYGKCEVILYSPNHTITLPELEVSHIRKLVDLWVERFETLRKDKNIKFIFIFENRGEVVGVTMPHPHGQIYGYSWIPLKILRELESAKMHYEDHGECLICRIDREEMEFKKRIIIENDHFVTYLPFFTEYPYGVFISPKRHVGTIADLSEEEKDSFAKILKETTGTLDSLFDYQFPYMMCMHQLPVNVDEDYSKFYHFHVEFYPPMRSKDKQKFNASSETGAWAPCNTTSPEEKAEELRQAYKRFMKKMQGGIK, from the coding sequence ATGGCAGAACTTAGATGGAATCCTCTTTTGCGTGACTGGGTAATGATTGCATCGCACAGACAAGAAAGACCCCAAATGCCCAAAGACTGGTGTCCGTTTTGTCCTGGTTCTGGCAAGGTTCCAGAAAGTTATGATGTTTTAGAATATGATAACGACTTTCCAGCTTTGATGCAAAATCCACCACAACCAGATGATGTTGCAACATCTTTTTACAAGGTTGCACCTGCGTACGGCAAGTGTGAGGTGATTTTATACTCTCCAAATCATACCATAACACTGCCTGAGCTTGAGGTCTCTCATATAAGAAAGCTTGTGGACTTGTGGGTTGAAAGATTTGAAACCTTAAGGAAAGATAAAAACATAAAGTTTATATTCATCTTTGAAAACAGAGGTGAGGTAGTGGGTGTCACAATGCCGCATCCACATGGTCAGATATATGGATATTCATGGATACCACTAAAAATCTTGCGTGAACTTGAAAGTGCTAAGATGCACTATGAAGATCATGGTGAGTGTTTAATCTGCAGGATTGACAGAGAAGAGATGGAGTTTAAAAAGAGAATAATCATAGAAAACGACCATTTTGTAACATACCTACCTTTCTTTACTGAATATCCTTATGGTGTGTTTATATCTCCAAAACGACATGTGGGGACGATTGCTGACCTTTCAGAAGAAGAAAAAGACAGCTTTGCAAAGATATTAAAAGAGACAACAGGAACATTGGATAGTCTTTTTGACTATCAGTTCCCGTACATGATGTGTATGCATCAGCTACCTGTCAATGTCGATGAGGACTATTCAAAATTTTACCATTTTCATGTAGAATTTTATCCACCTATGCGGTCGAAAGATAAACAAAAGTTTAATGCGTCGAGTGAAACAGGGGCATGGGCACCGTGTAACACCACCTCACCCGAGGAAAAGGCAGAAGAGCTGAGACAGGCTTATAAAAGATTTATGAAAAAGATGCAAGGAGGAATCAAGTAA
- a CDS encoding PocR ligand-binding domain-containing protein, giving the protein MDFKEIIKYDDLISVLDNFSYITGISANFLTADNEWVENKKKGTCEFCTIMKNYYKNGEACRESDINGAQTAQKKKGIHVYKCHMGLVEAVIPLFFNTSYIGSLFIGQILLEPPSEKMWEQIAKKLDGQPVDIQRARESFFKLTFIDQEKLKSVLDMMHIVAKYIIDSEMIRISSLSSIERIIEYIKNHYMEEITLDDLAKMVYLSPTYLSYLFKKQLGVTFKEYLINIRLKKSKELIETTDLPIGEISKMVGIEDQNYFSRLFKRKYGVSPMNYKKDKYIYDTPKKNANT; this is encoded by the coding sequence ATGGATTTTAAAGAGATTATCAAGTATGACGATTTGATTTCGGTTTTAGATAACTTTTCTTACATTACAGGAATCTCAGCAAACTTTTTGACAGCTGACAACGAATGGGTAGAAAATAAGAAGAAAGGCACATGTGAATTTTGTACTATAATGAAAAACTATTATAAAAATGGTGAAGCGTGCAGAGAATCTGATATAAACGGTGCACAGACTGCTCAAAAGAAAAAGGGTATACATGTTTATAAGTGTCACATGGGTCTTGTTGAGGCAGTTATTCCACTGTTTTTCAACACAAGCTATATAGGCTCACTTTTTATTGGTCAGATTCTTTTGGAACCACCATCAGAAAAGATGTGGGAACAAATTGCAAAGAAATTAGACGGTCAGCCAGTTGATATACAACGAGCAAGAGAGAGCTTTTTCAAGCTTACCTTCATTGACCAGGAAAAACTGAAAAGTGTACTTGATATGATGCATATAGTGGCAAAATACATTATAGACTCAGAGATGATAAGAATTTCTTCTCTCTCGTCAATTGAAAGGATAATTGAATATATTAAAAACCACTATATGGAAGAGATAACACTTGATGATTTGGCTAAAATGGTATATTTATCTCCAACTTACTTGAGCTATCTTTTCAAAAAGCAACTTGGTGTGACATTCAAGGAATATCTTATTAACATAAGGCTTAAAAAATCGAAAGAGCTCATAGAAACAACAGACCTTCCGATAGGAGAAATCTCAAAGATGGTTGGAATAGAAGACCAGAACTATTTTAGCAGATTGTTTAAAAGAAAGTATGGAGTGTCTCCAATGAATTACAAGAAGGATAAATATATTTATGATACACCTAAAAAAAATGCTAATACATAA
- a CDS encoding DUF523 domain-containing protein — MKYALISSCLIGLNTKYDGTNNLREEVVERLKNEYILIPICPEQLGGLPTPRNPCEIKDGRVIDIHGNDFTDNFYKGAYEALKLASFFGAQIAFLKSKSPSCGCGKIYDGNFSGKLVEGSGITADIFMQNGIKVVCID; from the coding sequence ATGAAATATGCACTTATTAGCAGCTGTCTTATAGGTCTTAATACAAAATATGATGGGACAAACAATTTGAGAGAAGAAGTTGTTGAAAGATTGAAAAATGAGTACATTCTTATTCCCATTTGTCCTGAACAGCTTGGGGGACTTCCAACACCACGAAATCCCTGTGAGATAAAAGATGGCAGGGTTATAGATATACATGGCAATGATTTTACCGATAATTTTTATAAAGGTGCGTATGAAGCTCTAAAACTTGCAAGTTTTTTCGGTGCACAAATTGCATTTTTAAAGTCTAAAAGTCCTTCTTGTGGCTGTGGCAAAATCTATGATGGTAACTTTTCAGGAAAACTGGTTGAAGGAAGTGGCATTACAGCTGATATTTTTATGCAAAATGGTATCAAAGTGGTCTGTATTGATTAA
- the yihA gene encoding ribosome biogenesis GTP-binding protein YihA/YsxC, with protein sequence MKINLSNARLEKIAVKKEDYPPIKMPEMCICGRSNVGKSSFINAVFKDKLAKVGSTPGKTRTINFFNIDNKFRVVDLPGYGYAKVSKEEKRRWKSMIEEYLLEREELKLSVLLLDSRHIPTEDDKIMLSFFDKKEIPIMIVLTKCDKLSNNELTKNTELISKELGIEKELFYQFSAKSGMGVKQVQYAIIKFMEEAILQEKGRK encoded by the coding sequence TTGAAAATCAATCTTTCCAATGCGAGGCTTGAAAAGATTGCTGTGAAAAAAGAAGACTATCCGCCAATTAAAATGCCAGAAATGTGCATATGCGGAAGGTCAAACGTAGGGAAATCATCATTTATAAATGCTGTGTTCAAAGACAAGCTTGCAAAGGTTGGGTCAACCCCGGGGAAAACCCGAACAATCAATTTTTTCAATATAGACAACAAGTTCAGGGTTGTGGATCTTCCAGGTTATGGTTATGCTAAGGTTTCAAAAGAAGAAAAACGAAGATGGAAAAGTATGATTGAGGAGTACCTGCTTGAAAGGGAAGAACTAAAACTATCTGTTTTACTTTTAGACTCAAGACATATCCCCACTGAGGATGATAAAATAATGCTGAGCTTTTTTGACAAAAAAGAAATTCCTATCATGATTGTACTAACAAAGTGTGATAAACTTTCGAATAATGAACTTACAAAAAATACAGAACTTATTTCAAAAGAGCTTGGAATTGAGAAGGAGTTATTTTACCAATTTTCTGCTAAGTCTGGCATGGGAGTAAAACAGGTCCAATATGCCATAATTAAGTTTATGGAAGAGGCAATTTTGCAGGAGAAGGGAAGAAAATGA
- the lon gene encoding endopeptidase La: MSSTVSTRTIPVIPLRGLVVFPYMMLHFDVGRQISLKALEQAMENDQLVLLLSQKDPKQEEPTPDDMYQFGTVAKVKQMLKLPSETSRILVEGLYRARVIKYLSTDPYFLVEVEEYKENEIKLEDDPELEALIRNVVGAFEEFARLTNKIPPDAILSVTTIQSPDQLADVIAANVVVKLEDKQLLLEKVDLKERLAKLYELILKEKEIIEIERKIAIKVKKQIDKTQKEYYLREQLKAIQSELGEKDSLFSEAEEYREQVKKLGLSQESLQKVFKEIDRLEKLPPNSPEVGVIRTYLDWIVDLPWNVRSDEKIDINVVKKVLDEDHYGLTKVKERILEYIAVRKLKNDMKGPILCLVGPPGVGKTSIAKSIARALNRNYVRISLGGLRDEAEIRGHRKTYVGAMPGRIIYALRQAKTKNPLILLDEIDKMSNDFRGDPASALLEVLDSEQNFAFRDHYIEIPFDLSEVMFIATANTLETIPRPLLDRLEVIEITGYTEEEKLEIARRYLLPKQLEQNGLKKSQLRCEESAIKDIIAFYTRESGVRNLEREIARLCRRVAKEILEENKKMVKITSKNLEKYLGTPKYRRDELIEENRIGIVTGLAWTPFGGETLFVEALVMPGSGKLELTGQLGDVMKESAKAAVSIIRSRAKELGIDQNFYKECDIHIHVPEGAIPKDGPSAGVTMATAMVSALSQRKVRYDIAMTGEITLSGRVLPIGGVKEKVLAAKRMGIKNVILPIGNKKDVDELEDYVKKDMNFIFVKTIDEVFDVAIVK, encoded by the coding sequence TTGAGCAGCACAGTATCTACAAGAACAATACCAGTAATTCCTCTGCGTGGGCTTGTGGTTTTTCCATATATGATGCTTCACTTTGACGTTGGAAGACAAATTTCTCTTAAGGCATTAGAACAAGCTATGGAAAATGACCAGCTTGTTTTGCTTCTTTCTCAAAAAGACCCAAAACAAGAAGAACCAACACCGGATGATATGTATCAGTTTGGCACAGTTGCAAAGGTAAAGCAGATGTTAAAACTGCCGAGTGAGACTTCAAGGATACTTGTTGAGGGGCTCTATAGAGCACGGGTAATAAAATATTTGTCAACAGACCCATATTTTTTGGTTGAGGTTGAAGAGTATAAAGAAAATGAAATTAAATTAGAAGATGACCCTGAATTAGAAGCGCTCATAAGAAATGTGGTTGGAGCATTTGAAGAGTTTGCAAGACTTACAAACAAAATTCCACCTGATGCTATTTTGTCTGTCACTACAATTCAAAGCCCTGACCAGCTTGCAGATGTTATAGCCGCAAATGTTGTTGTGAAGCTTGAAGATAAACAGCTTTTACTTGAAAAAGTTGACTTAAAAGAAAGACTTGCAAAGCTATATGAGCTGATACTTAAGGAAAAAGAGATAATTGAGATTGAAAGAAAAATTGCTATCAAGGTAAAAAAACAGATTGATAAAACCCAAAAAGAGTATTATCTGAGAGAACAGCTAAAGGCAATCCAGAGCGAACTTGGTGAAAAAGACAGCCTTTTTTCTGAGGCAGAGGAATATAGAGAGCAGGTCAAAAAACTGGGACTGAGCCAGGAAAGCCTTCAAAAGGTGTTCAAAGAAATAGACAGGCTTGAGAAATTGCCTCCAAACTCGCCCGAGGTTGGGGTTATAAGAACGTACCTTGACTGGATTGTTGACCTTCCATGGAATGTGAGAAGCGATGAAAAGATTGATATAAATGTGGTCAAAAAAGTGCTTGATGAAGACCACTATGGGCTTACAAAAGTAAAAGAAAGGATACTTGAGTATATTGCTGTAAGAAAACTAAAAAATGACATGAAAGGGCCTATTTTGTGTTTAGTAGGACCACCTGGTGTTGGGAAGACATCAATTGCAAAATCAATAGCACGTGCACTTAACAGAAATTATGTAAGAATTTCGCTTGGTGGTCTTCGGGATGAAGCAGAGATACGAGGACACAGGAAAACCTATGTTGGTGCAATGCCAGGAAGAATTATTTATGCTCTTCGTCAGGCAAAAACAAAAAACCCTCTTATACTTTTGGATGAGATTGACAAGATGTCGAACGATTTTAGGGGTGACCCTGCATCTGCGCTTTTAGAGGTCTTGGACAGTGAACAGAACTTTGCATTCCGCGACCATTATATTGAAATTCCTTTTGATTTGTCTGAAGTAATGTTCATAGCAACAGCAAACACACTTGAGACAATTCCAAGACCTTTACTTGACAGGCTTGAAGTGATTGAGATTACAGGGTATACTGAAGAAGAGAAGCTTGAGATTGCAAGAAGGTACCTTTTGCCCAAGCAATTAGAACAGAATGGGCTTAAAAAATCTCAACTGAGATGTGAAGAGAGTGCTATAAAGGATATTATAGCATTTTATACACGTGAATCAGGTGTGAGAAATTTAGAAAGAGAAATTGCGAGATTGTGTAGGCGTGTTGCTAAAGAAATTTTAGAAGAAAACAAAAAAATGGTAAAAATCACATCAAAGAATCTTGAGAAGTACTTAGGTACACCTAAGTACAGAAGAGATGAGTTAATAGAAGAAAATAGGATTGGTATTGTGACGGGTCTTGCATGGACTCCATTTGGTGGTGAAACTCTTTTTGTCGAAGCACTTGTTATGCCAGGGTCTGGCAAGTTAGAACTTACAGGTCAGCTTGGCGATGTTATGAAAGAGTCAGCAAAGGCTGCAGTGAGTATTATAAGGTCAAGGGCGAAAGAACTTGGAATTGACCAAAACTTTTACAAAGAGTGTGATATTCACATTCATGTTCCAGAAGGTGCTATTCCAAAAGATGGACCGTCTGCTGGAGTGACAATGGCAACTGCAATGGTTTCGGCACTGTCACAGAGAAAGGTTAGATACGATATTGCCATGACAGGTGAGATTACTTTGAGCGGCAGAGTACTTCCAATTGGCGGGGTTAAAGAGAAGGTTTTAGCAGCAAAGAGAATGGGTATTAAAAATGTAATACTACCTATCGGAAATAAAAAGGATGTAGATGAGCTTGAAGACTATGTAAAAAAAGATATGAACTTTATATTTGTAAAAACAATTGATGAGGTGTTTGATGTTGCAATAGTAAAGTAA
- a CDS encoding glycerol-3-phosphate responsive antiterminator, whose protein sequence is MENLIDKLIQNPIIPAIRDKAILEYAINSECSVIFLLHSSILTIKDEINMIKRKNKTVFVHIDLIEGVGKDEKGIEFVINCGADGIISTRQNLINYASSLSVPCVQRIFLIDSQSITSGLKIIENSKPTLIEVLPGVIPKAIQRLAISTTIPIIAGGMIETKEEVIQALSSGAVAISTSKPDLFSII, encoded by the coding sequence ATGGAAAACTTGATAGACAAACTCATTCAAAATCCTATTATACCAGCTATAAGAGACAAAGCAATACTTGAATATGCAATAAATTCTGAATGCAGTGTCATTTTTCTTCTTCACTCTTCTATTTTAACCATAAAAGATGAAATTAATATGATAAAACGAAAAAACAAAACAGTTTTCGTCCACATAGACCTAATTGAAGGTGTGGGAAAAGACGAAAAAGGGATTGAGTTTGTTATAAACTGTGGTGCTGATGGTATTATATCAACAAGGCAAAACTTAATCAACTATGCTTCTTCTCTTTCTGTACCTTGCGTTCAAAGAATATTTTTGATAGACTCGCAGTCCATAACATCCGGTCTTAAGATAATTGAAAACTCTAAGCCAACACTAATTGAGGTGTTGCCAGGTGTAATACCAAAAGCAATACAAAGGCTGGCCATTTCAACTACAATCCCTATTATTGCAGGCGGGATGATTGAAACAAAAGAAGAGGTAATCCAGGCTCTCTCTTCCGGTGCTGTTGCAATCTCAACAAGCAAACCTGACCTCTTTTCAATCATCTGA
- a CDS encoding DUF1667 domain-containing protein, which produces MQKNKVTCILCPRGCTIEKKAQGDTFEFTGFGCKRGMKWAKEEFTNPKRILTTTVHVKNGEIDFVPVRTNIPIPKEKIFEAISILKGIEVLAPVEIGSVIVKNILDTGADVVATRRVGKKDSSDD; this is translated from the coding sequence ATGCAGAAAAATAAAGTCACATGCATTCTTTGCCCAAGAGGCTGCACAATTGAAAAAAAGGCACAAGGTGATACTTTTGAGTTTACTGGATTTGGGTGCAAAAGAGGGATGAAGTGGGCAAAAGAAGAGTTTACAAACCCTAAAAGAATTCTTACAACTACCGTCCATGTTAAAAATGGTGAAATAGACTTTGTGCCTGTTCGAACTAACATACCTATTCCTAAGGAGAAAATTTTTGAAGCTATCTCAATCTTAAAAGGCATAGAAGTTTTAGCACCAGTTGAGATAGGAAGTGTGATTGTGAAAAATATTCTTGATACTGGTGCTGATGTTGTTGCAACAAGAAGGGTTGGCAAAAAAGACTCATCAGATGATTGA